A segment of the Mastacembelus armatus chromosome 7, fMasArm1.2, whole genome shotgun sequence genome:
aataaaaactacttATTTATTTCAGACTTACTCTTTCCATCTAAGAATCTCTGGAAGAAGTTGTTCCAGTCTCCAGGCTCTGGCTCCATCATGTTCATGGAGTCAAAGTGGAAAAATGACACCATGTTGTCTTTGGCATTGCGGGCCACATAGACCATCTACACATGAAAAGATACCACTGAAATTATCAGAGGACCAACATCACACAAGACATTCTCTTGTTATAATAACAGGAAGTAGAAgtcctgctgttgttgttttgatttgtttaccACACATTGAGTGGATTATTGTCATCAAAGTTTTCTAGCTACTTTAACAGTAAAACAtagcaaacacaacaacaaacacaacaaaacaaactgactgACCATGTGTTCAGCAGTAGTTAGCCTAACAGTGTAAACATTAGCAATATGTTCTCATTGACTGCATTACATCAGTATCACCTGATGTTTCTTCTTTGTCCACTCATAAACTGAgataatgcaaataaaacaggCTACTGTACCCTGCAGTTTTGCTCCCAAAAGGACTTTGGCACAAGCTGGACAGGAAGATGAGTCTTAATCAGTCGAGGAGAGGTGGGGAGATTGTTTACCAGGTCTGTTCCTGTGTGAAGAAGTAAAGATGGAATAAGCAGAACCCAGATCCAATAAAAGCTTCGATTTGTCTTCAGTGCTACAGTGATCAATGATCTTTTTAGACAGAATGATACAGCTTATTAAAGTCAAAGCAAAAGGTAGAATATCTCCACATGCTATACTGTAAGTTAAATAAGATttggtgtttgtgttatttgtcATATATATTGTGAAATATTGTGAATCTATTTGATCATCTGTTGAACCTGAAGCACTGTCGGGGGGGGTGAGCTCCAAGAAAGGCACTCTTTCATAGACAGGGATGGATGTCTGACGCTCTAGAGCTGTCTGACCAAAATACAGCAGGTCAAGGATGTAGGAGACCCATGTGGTTCCTAAAGAAAGGGGGAAATAAAATGACCTTAAGCCCTCTATATATCAATACACACACCTTTTGAGAGACgtaaaacatttacaatataCTGACTGTTCACGTTTGTGGACTAACCTGCTTTGGGGTACGTTGCAATAAGTATATCATCTGGCCTGGCCTGGAAGTTTTGAACATTTTCCCAGTTGTCTGTGAAATAATGAGTCATTGAGACTCCATGGAAATCAAACAGCTCTCCTCGAGGAGGTAAATCcatcttaaaaataaataaataaaccagtcatttaaaatatatgatCATTGTGTTACACAATACAATAATCTGGTTGATGGGGACAAGGGAGAGAAAATTATCAATTGTAGACACTGGCGTCAGATCATGTCAGAAAATAACTTCTACAAGACATTTTAAAGGAGAGAGACAACTAATAGTTACAGTCCAGAATTGCTTGAGTATGAACTTGTGCAAGAGtgtgtgaaaatacaaacatgcataACCTTTGCCTTTGCTTTGAAACACTTGTGCACATGTACATATCAATTCTCAGTACTTCAGCGATACATGCTTAGTAAAACAAAAGATATCTGTTTGAAGGTacagattaaaacaaaaagggtACAATTAGAGCTTTACCTTGTCTGGATTAACTGACATGCTGTTCACTGCTGGTTTCTTTGCTGAATTTCTAATGCTTTTCTATTCTATTGTAATTCTTCTCTGACAATCGATTTCTCGTTACATAAAAGTCCAGCCCCTGCATGTTCTTGGAAGTTTCCTGTGCATTTACCCTTCACTGCCCAGTTTTCTCTGAACCGTATAGAGCACATATGATATGTCACTGTATATCTAATTCATCTAGACACTATCAGAATCATCTCTCTTCAACTCAGTGTGTACAGGTCTTGTATTAACACTGGACTGAAGCATTGACAGATAAGGCTCAGAGTCAGCAATTTTGTATAATCCTTATAAACCCATTTAACTGATTTCatctcttttgttctttttaactgttgaggacaaagtgaaaactgatttttaacCCTTTCATGCATGAGCAATTAAAGCTATAGTCAGAATTCTTTCCTCAGTGTTTTCATTACTCTTTatgcttgaaaataaaaaataaaaaaaactttgtctTTTTCAGAGTTCATCACATGTCCACTCAGGtggactgcatgtgtttgaattTTTAACTGAAGCAACAATttcacaaaacagagaaaaatatatatgtaaaaactatgaaataatATTGAAAATGGTGAtactttttgttgtgtttatatatttgaacAGATCCTAACACTGTTCAGTACAAAGCAAAATCCCTTGTACTTCACGCTCTTTCTGTTGGCCAATTTTTTCTTACAGTGGGTGACCATTTCAGAAacaacatttcagaaaacaagaaacaaaaaaaaaaacttttgattTTGTAAAAGGGAAGGAAGAACTACTTCCTTATGTCTGGACAGAAAACTAGTCACTCAAGATgagcagacaaaatgaaaagtcagcATTTTATTAGAAAGATGGAACAAATAAAAGGTAATGACCCTTTTAGACAGAATAAGAAAGACTATTAAAGTTTAAACAAAAGGTAGATAATCACAACATAGTATATTGAAATCTAAACAAGATTTGGTTTCTATACAGtagtataatataaaatattgtgaATCCATTTTGATCATGTTGAACTTAAGTCagactttaatttatttatgtattgaCGTTTACGTTTGTTTGAATAGTTGGTTTGAATCATTAGTTTGCATCACTTTTCATAATTATATTACACTTCATGTTAAACACTGATGGATTTTTCTGTCTTAGCTTAGGAAGTGATGAGGGTTTTATTCCACTATAAGAAAAGGGCCCTGAGAGATTGTGTAGCTGATCGTAACATAATTagtgattattaaaatagacaAGATGAAATAATCCCAGGGTCCCAGAGAGCGTGATGGGTGACAGTTGAATGGAAAACTGAACAGAATGGTAGTTGCTTGTTAGTATTGTTCAGATTGTATTATCAGCTTTAGTTTTCTGGTGGTGGTGAGCATTGAACATCTGCATGGCACATTTTGATCACCTGCcatccattaaggtttaaataGTAAACTGTATATTGTACTTTACTAATGTTATGTTAACTATGTTAACTCTCATGAGCAATAGGGAGTTAGAGTGAGTTAGAATAATAGAATAAGAGGTGGAGGTCAGTTCTCCTGctacaaagaaacacaggtACATGCACAAAGCTTTCTGACATCGTCAGTCTTCAATGAAGAAACAAAAGAGTTTGCACTCTCACACTATAGTGTATAGTTCATGTTTGCCCTGTACATATCACCGCTGTACCGCGGCTAGATACAGTTTTCACACACTCAGAAGAAAAGTCAACTTAACTACACACACCTCTCAATCAATAGATGTACGTAGTCCGTCAAATCAATTCAGCGTCCGTGGCTAAAATCTCTCCGCATATGGTATCAAATTCCTCTCAAATTCCTcgaagaggaaaaaaactttgCGGCGCTCCACAGCTCTCATTGGTCAAAACGATGGTGACCAGAGGTCAGTCCTCATGGACTCAGTTTAGCAAGACTGCAGGAGTGGGAAATGACAAACTGACGCTGGATCAGTAGATCAGTATCTGCCCGGATGGTTTGATGGACTGAACAATTATAAATCAGAGCCTGGTCTGCTCTGGGGCTGGCCACTATGGGCTTCAATGATATTCTGTGGTTGGCCAACGAGAGTCTGAGGGTAGTCAACCAATGAGAATCTGGGGTGGCCAATAAGAGTCTGGGGGTAGCCAA
Coding sequences within it:
- the LOC113146263 gene encoding cytosolic sulfotransferase 1-like, encoding MSVNPDKMDLPPRGELFDFHGVSMTHYFTDNWENVQNFQARPDDILIATYPKAGTTWVSYILDLLYFGQTALERQTSIPVYERVPFLELTPPDSASGTDLVNNLPTSPRLIKTHLPVQLVPKSFWEQNCRMVYVARNAKDNMVSFFHFDSMNMMEPEPGDWNNFFQRFLDGKMVFGSWYDHVNGWWKKKQTYSKLHYMFYEDLIEDTGREIDKLCCFLGLSPSAEEKKQILACVQFDNMKNNNMANYSTFPSMDFKISPFMRKGKVGDWKKHFTVAQNEEFDEDYKKKMKDPTLQFRTEI